CGCTATCCAGACTGACTGTCAAGCTTTCTTAGCAACGCTTTCACCTCATCAACACTGGTAACGACGCAACTGACGCCTCCCGCCCTCTGTATCTTCTCTATTGTTGCGGTTTGCAAATCGGTTGGTTTACCGCCGGGCTTCTTGACTTCGACCCAGAGCGACTGTCCGCGATAGGTGATATGCCAGTCGGGGAGACCGGCTTGCTGAAACTTACCGCCGGCGATTTTGACCGACCAGATAGGCAGCCCTGCACGCTGTAGGGTTGTGAGGTAATCCTTAATCGCCTTGGTGACGCGACCTTCGGGTGTTAATCCCATTGAGAAATTCTCCAATTAGCGCGGGTTATATCGCCTGTTAATTTCTCGTCGATCACACAGAAGTTACTGCCGCTTCGAGTGGCGACTAATTTCTGTGTGACATCATATAAATTAGCGGAGCCTCGAAGTCTGACTAATTTCTGCCTGATTGGCAACAAATTAACGACACCTGTATCGACTCTTAATTTCTCACTGATCTGACAGAAATTACTGCGCGCAACAGTCACTCTTAATTTCTGTCCGCGATGTCTCTGATTAGTGACATCTATACCGTGCCTTAATCTCTCGCTGGCCGCACAGAAATTAGTTGTTACTAAATTCGCAGTCCGAATTTTCATCAAAGAACAGGTTGGACTTGCAATAACAGCAGCACTTCGGCAGAAATTCATCACTGCCGTACTGCACGAAAAACAGGTTGCCGCACCCTTCACACATGATCGGCTCCACCTTCGCTGTTTCAAAAGTGTTCTCCGAGACGCTGTTGCGTTTCAGTGTTCTTGCTTCGATCACAGTTAGCCAAGCGAGCCTCGCGATCAGCAGTCCAGCTGCGGTGATAACTGCTACGTCCCGATAAAACTCCATATCGCACCCCTCTTGTTTAATCCGAGGGGTGCTTGTCCCCCTCTCGT
This genomic interval from Gimesia alba contains the following:
- a CDS encoding VRR-NUC domain-containing protein, which gives rise to MGLTPEGRVTKAIKDYLTTLQRAGLPIWSVKIAGGKFQQAGLPDWHITYRGQSLWVEVKKPGGKPTDLQTATIEKIQRAGGVSCVVTSVDEVKALLRKLDSQSG